From one Triticum urartu cultivar G1812 chromosome 3, Tu2.1, whole genome shotgun sequence genomic stretch:
- the LOC125544516 gene encoding uncharacterized protein LOC125544516 translates to MSGGASKRFGENEDFELLLSKSDIRESSYRKHSLWMAHWTRDGHSAEPQNSKSCSPFEEIDDVGYSKDCGNLPFELMKARMAERLMVGVSHGGASSGNTQQFSSNMWGVAHDVCQEVQCKNTDQFNRPFERSMVQKNLNVYAAKTVISERFSVHKPSDLSVDSHKLLSSDNLSSEWSHFPMFAINRKIDSILNPRRSAFSASSDKIFVPQYNLKANISASNTMAFSSKEYQFHTHQVSDENMTHCKSAAVIQPHQDDCLGLNSDHAGRNLKAHLSVEESCSCSKDETNSLGSPSKGSPYQSSKNNDIFSASRKDDEIVEPLLEHKLGTSERCQKQQDLEEVVFYEPALDREYQMKSVYASSIGKGIDMDINGQGVTFPNLLQGEQQYRKVDSAVNFTEISKLLDKIEKAPVMKSKGEALACRKPPRQKLTNSKQKGSCLFEMLTVPSKSHLTCSKDPTYSVNSRSNTSRCSLETQKQFSTKTDTLYSDTHDASKSIAGFASTSTQKDSGYPDSEKTERVVSSSTKRVSSCCEGNETINMSSEHQNSYSKATCASKKEWSIPKTSSMNLDLVLFQMSRMRNPISKAPTESPVCSDPNDKWLKRLKCDSSDPHVPCSKKPKTGDIATPGGACTVFGQVLDYKRDSACMIKQVEDQVVHETLMDQQNQDASPMSTKSLNHWIGRWCQGGTPSFHGASSPGKQSRKSNTPPDCLEGQFPSIAAMAMMGRVMNKLRPCELEKRGPSVVWKTEGL, encoded by the exons ATGTCAGGTGGTGCTTCCAAAAGATTTGGTGAGAATGAAGACTTTGAACTTCTGCTGAGCAAAAGTGATATCAGAGAATCATCTTACCGCAAGCACTCCCTGTGGATGGCACACTGGACAAGAGATGGCCACAGTGCAGAACCTCAAAATAGCAAGAGCTGTAGTCCGTTTGAGGAAATCGATGATGTCGGATATTCAAAAGATTGTGGGAATTTACCTTTTGAGCTCATGAAAGCTAGGATGGCTGAAAGGTTGATGGTTGGAGTTAGCCATGGAGGTGCATCTTCCGGGAATACACAGCAATTCAGTTCTAATATGTGGGGTGTAGCACATGATGTTTGCCAAGAAGTTCAATGCAAGAATACTGATCAGTTTAATAGACCTTTCGAAAGATCTATGGTACAGAAAAATCTGAATGTATATGCTGCTAAGACAGTGATATCAGAAAGATTTTCTGTACATAAGCCTTCAGATTTATCTGTGGATTCTCATAAACTTTTGAGCTCTGACAATCTGAGTTCAGAATGGAGTCATTTTCCTATGTTTGCAATCAATAGGAAAATTGACAGTATACTCAACCCAAGACGGTCTGCTTTTTCTGCGTCATCTGATAAAATTTTTGTCCCACAATATAATTTGAAGGCGAATATATCTGCGTCTAATACAATGGCATTTTCATCAAAGGAATATCAGTTCCACACACACCAAGTATCTGATGAAAATATGACGCACTGTAAATCTGCAGCAGTCATCCAACCTCATCAAGATGATTGTCTCGGTCTCAATTCCGACCATGCAGGAAGAAATCTGAAAGCACATTTGTCAGTTGAAGAATCGTGCTCTTGCAGTAAGGATGAAACTAACTCCCTCGGTAGCCCATCAAAAGGGTCACCTTATCAGTCTAGCAAGAATAATGACATATTTTCAGCAAGCAGAAAAGACGATGAAATTGTTGAACCTTTGTTGGAACATAAGTTAGGAACATCTGAAAGATGCCAAAAACAACAGGATTTGGAGGAAGTAGTATTTTATGAGCCAGCATTAGATAGAGAATACCAGATGAAATCAGTTTATGCTTCTTCCATTGGCAAGGGCATtgatatggacattaatggccAAGGTGTGACATTTCCTAATTTGTTACAGGGTGAACAACAATATCGCAAAGTGGATTCTGCTGTGAATTTCACAGAGATCTCCAAGTTACTGGATAAAATTGAAAAGGCACCAGTAATGAAGAGCAAAGGTGAAGCACTAGCTTGTAGAAAACCACCAAGGCAAAAATTGACAAATAGCAAGCAAAAAGGGTCCTGCTTATTTGAAATGTTGACAGTACCATCCAAATCACATCTCACATGCTCCAAAGATCCAACATATTCGGTGAATTCTCGCAGTAACACAAGCAGATGTTCATTGGAAACACAGAAACAGTTCTCGACAAAAACAGATACATTGTACAGCGATACTCATGATGCATCAAAATCCATAGCAG GGTTCGCTTCAACGTCAACACAAAAG GACTCTGGTTACCCAGACTCGGAAAAAACTGAACGGGTAGTCTCCTCCTCAACTAAAAGAGTATCAAGCTGCTGTGAAGGAAATGAAACAATCAACATGAGCTCGGAGCATCAAAACTCTTATTCCAAAGCAACTTGTGCTAGTAAGAAAGAATGGAGCATACCCAAAACGTCAAGCATGAATTTGGATCTAGTTCTTTTTCAAATGAGCAGAATGAGAAATCCGATTTCCAAGGCTCCAACTGAGTCACCAGTATGCTCAGATCCAAATGACAAGTGGCTGAAACGCCTGAAATGTGATAGTTCAGATCCACATGTTCCTTGTTCCAAGAAACCAAAGACTGGAGACATAGCAACTCCTGGAGGGGCATGTACCGTGTTTGGTCAAGTGCTTGATTATAAGAGGGACAGTGCTTGCATGATCAAACAGGTTGAGGACCAAGTGGTGCATGAAACATTGATGGACCAACAAAACCAAGATGCGTCTCCTATGTCAACAAAAAGTCTTAATCACTGGATAGGGAGGTGGTGCCAAGGTGGCACCCCTAGTTTTCATGGAGCTTCGAGTCCAGGAAAGCAATCGCGAAAGTCTAACACACCACCTGATTGTCTTGAAGGTCAGTTTCCAAGCATCGCAGCGATGGCTATGATGGGGCGTGTAATGAACAAGCTCCGCCCTTGTGAACTTGAGAAGAGGGGTCCTTCTGTAGTCTGGAAGACAGAGGGCTTATGA